From Cytophagales bacterium, the proteins below share one genomic window:
- a CDS encoding M1 family metallopeptidase translates to MNMIKKHYLLMVVLCTISLSSFSQAYWQQAVNYKMDIDFNVKTNQFTGTQELTYTNNSPDTLNKVFYHLYFNAFQPNSLMDVRSRSIEDPDRRVQDRISKLSEEEIGYHKVTSLKQNGSDLSYEVEGTVLEVMLNEAILPGATATFNMEFNSQVPAQIRRSGRDNREGIRYSMSQWYPKMAEYDEKGWHAHPYVGREFYAPWGDFEVNITIDKKYVIGGTGLLQNADEIGKGYLPEGTKPKKMKGKTLTWRWKAENVHDFMWAADPDYIHTTAQVPNGPTLHFFYQGDTLTENWEALPEYTIKAFQYISENFGEYPFPQYSVIQGGDGGMEYPMATLITGHRSIRSLVGVTVHEALHSWYQGLLATNESYYAWMDEGYTSYATSLTMTHLFGGNNARALEGNYRGYFAIAKSGKEEPLSTHADHFMTNFAYGAGAYSKGAVSVAQLGYIIGEEYINKGLKRYYYQWRFKHPDLNDFVRVMEKTTGLELDWYYEYWVNSTHQIDYAVANVRNEGDNLAFTIEKQGVMPMPVDVQVTMKDGSVSNLYIPLDLMRGEKPVADDVKVLDDWGWTYNSYEVSIPGSMDNVQSIEIDASKKMADIDRDDNTWEGN, encoded by the coding sequence ATGAACATGATAAAGAAACACTACCTTTTGATGGTCGTGCTATGCACGATTTCACTAAGTAGTTTTTCACAGGCCTACTGGCAGCAGGCCGTGAACTACAAAATGGACATTGATTTCAATGTAAAAACCAATCAATTTACAGGGACCCAGGAATTAACCTATACCAACAATTCACCTGATACCCTCAATAAGGTTTTTTATCACCTTTATTTCAATGCCTTTCAACCCAACAGTTTGATGGATGTCAGAAGCCGATCCATTGAAGATCCGGACAGAAGAGTTCAGGATAGGATCTCCAAGCTATCTGAGGAAGAAATTGGCTACCACAAAGTCACTTCTCTAAAGCAAAACGGATCAGATCTTTCATATGAAGTGGAAGGCACCGTCCTCGAAGTGATGCTCAATGAAGCGATCCTTCCAGGCGCCACAGCTACATTCAACATGGAATTTAACAGCCAGGTGCCCGCGCAGATTCGAAGAAGCGGTCGGGATAACAGAGAGGGCATTCGTTACTCCATGTCTCAGTGGTACCCGAAAATGGCTGAATATGATGAAAAAGGATGGCATGCTCACCCATATGTTGGCCGTGAATTCTATGCCCCATGGGGAGATTTCGAAGTAAACATCACCATCGACAAGAAGTATGTCATTGGAGGAACAGGACTCCTGCAAAATGCTGATGAGATTGGAAAAGGATACCTTCCTGAAGGAACCAAACCTAAGAAAATGAAAGGCAAAACCCTGACCTGGAGATGGAAAGCAGAAAATGTGCATGACTTCATGTGGGCTGCAGATCCCGATTACATCCATACGACAGCACAAGTACCAAACGGCCCTACCCTGCACTTCTTTTATCAGGGAGATACATTGACTGAAAATTGGGAAGCGCTGCCTGAATACACCATTAAGGCCTTCCAGTACATTAGCGAAAACTTTGGAGAGTATCCTTTCCCGCAATATTCGGTCATCCAGGGTGGTGATGGTGGAATGGAATATCCCATGGCAACCTTAATCACTGGTCACCGATCGATCAGAAGCCTGGTAGGCGTTACCGTCCATGAAGCACTTCACAGTTGGTATCAAGGGCTCCTGGCCACCAATGAGAGTTATTACGCCTGGATGGACGAAGGCTATACCAGTTATGCCACGAGCCTTACCATGACGCATCTGTTCGGAGGCAATAATGCAAGAGCACTGGAAGGCAATTACAGAGGTTATTTCGCGATTGCGAAAAGTGGCAAGGAGGAACCATTGAGCACGCACGCTGACCACTTCATGACCAATTTCGCTTATGGTGCAGGCGCCTACTCTAAAGGTGCGGTAAGTGTAGCACAATTAGGCTACATCATTGGCGAAGAATATATAAACAAAGGGCTGAAACGATACTATTATCAATGGCGCTTCAAGCATCCTGATCTCAACGATTTTGTAAGAGTAATGGAAAAAACCACTGGTCTGGAATTGGATTGGTACTACGAGTATTGGGTAAATTCTACGCACCAAATCGATTATGCAGTCGCCAATGTCCGAAATGAGGGAGACAACCTGGCTTTCACTATTGAGAAACAAGGTGTAATGCCCATGCCTGTTGATGTTCAGGTGACCATGAAAGACGGTTCTGTTTCTAACCTTTATATTCCTTTGGATCTGATGCGAGGTGAAAAACCAGTTGCTGATGATGTGAAGGTGCTGGATGACTGGGGATGGACTTACAACAGCTACGAAGTAAGTATTCCTGGAAGTATGGATAATGTGCAATCAATTGAGATCGACGCCAGCAAGAAAATGGCGGATATTGATCGAGACGATAATACCTGGGAAGGAAACTGA